In Salisediminibacterium beveridgei, one DNA window encodes the following:
- a CDS encoding YtoQ family protein, whose product MQFHVYLAGQIHDDWRETIKQLAGQEQLPVTFTGPMENHDRSDNIGEEILGTQSDPIAKDEAASEINNLRTRLLLDKSDIVIAKFGEKYKQWNSAMDAATAVAQNKPLILIRPKELHHPLKELSERAQVTVETDEQAVKCLKYLFETD is encoded by the coding sequence ATGCAATTCCATGTTTATTTAGCAGGACAGATCCATGATGATTGGCGGGAGACGATCAAGCAGCTGGCAGGCCAGGAACAGCTCCCTGTCACATTTACCGGGCCTATGGAAAACCACGATCGTTCCGACAACATCGGTGAAGAGATTCTCGGTACACAATCTGATCCCATCGCCAAAGATGAAGCAGCCTCAGAAATCAATAACTTAAGAACCCGGTTGTTACTGGATAAATCGGATATTGTGATTGCGAAATTCGGTGAAAAATACAAGCAGTGGAACAGTGCGATGGATGCTGCAACGGCGGTTGCTCAGAATAAACCACTGATCCTCATTCGTCCAAAAGAGCTGCATCATCCATTAAAAGAACTCTCAGAGCGTGCACAGGTTACCGTTGAGACTGACGAACAAGCGGTCAAATGCCTCAAGTACCTGTTCGAAACCGACTGA
- a CDS encoding PTS transporter subunit IIC, with the protein MLKWMKRKEVRPGFHSYIITALSYMALGLFASLIMGLMMETAGEMLILPFWATGGQLLMDMGGLAMSLMGPAIGVAIAYGLKAPGLVIFSAVVAGAAGAELGGPAGSYAAALIATEVGKLVSGETKVDIIVTPFVTITTGFLTAQFIGPPIAAFLERFGSFIIWSTEQQPFLMGILLAVFMGLALTAPISSAALAFMLGLDGLAAGAAAVGCSAQMVGFAVSSYRENGLSGLIALGIGTSMLQIANIAKNPRILIPPTVTAAVLGPLATMVFYLENNTAGAGMGTSGFVGPVMTINTMGTGTDILFAILLLYFVLPALISLVLSESLRRAGWIKQGDMTIPKN; encoded by the coding sequence ATGTTAAAGTGGATGAAGCGTAAAGAAGTCAGACCCGGTTTTCATTCCTATATCATCACAGCGTTGAGTTATATGGCCTTAGGGCTATTCGCCTCGCTCATTATGGGGTTGATGATGGAGACTGCTGGTGAAATGCTGATCCTGCCTTTCTGGGCGACCGGTGGACAGCTTCTGATGGATATGGGCGGATTGGCCATGAGTTTGATGGGTCCTGCCATTGGTGTTGCCATTGCTTACGGTTTAAAAGCACCGGGACTCGTCATCTTTTCTGCTGTTGTCGCCGGTGCTGCCGGCGCTGAACTGGGCGGTCCTGCGGGAAGTTATGCTGCAGCTTTGATTGCCACTGAAGTGGGGAAACTTGTCAGTGGTGAAACGAAGGTCGATATTATTGTCACGCCGTTTGTGACCATTACGACAGGCTTTTTGACTGCGCAGTTTATCGGTCCGCCAATCGCTGCATTTCTCGAACGGTTCGGCAGCTTTATCATCTGGTCAACTGAACAGCAACCGTTTTTGATGGGGATCCTGCTGGCCGTATTTATGGGGCTCGCATTGACAGCGCCGATATCGAGTGCGGCGCTTGCCTTCATGTTGGGACTGGACGGACTGGCTGCCGGAGCGGCTGCAGTCGGCTGTTCAGCACAAATGGTAGGTTTTGCTGTCAGCAGTTACAGGGAAAATGGTCTCAGCGGACTGATCGCTCTTGGCATTGGCACGTCCATGTTGCAAATTGCTAACATTGCCAAAAACCCGAGAATTCTGATTCCACCAACGGTGACGGCCGCAGTGCTCGGGCCATTGGCGACGATGGTCTTCTATTTAGAGAATAATACCGCGGGTGCCGGAATGGGAACGAGCGGGTTTGTTGGACCAGTGATGACAATCAATACGATGGGGACAGGCACGGACATCCTGTTTGCTATCTTGCTTTTATACTTTGTCCTGCCGGCTCTGATCAGTCTGGTTCTTTCTGAAAGTTTACGAAGGGCCGGCTGGATCAAACAGGGCGATATGACGATCCCGAAGAATTGA
- a CDS encoding DUF1444 domain-containing protein yields MKPIEMKRMIEQEITNENWTTAFDRDRDTLKITDKRVDKGITIQLSNLSKKFKDNPEDALEDTMKTISEGMRLLTETVEIIGKEDQIYPVLRTPSFQKEKEDGVKLVYDEHTAETTIFYAVDEGASYMMIDEQMLEKAGKSAKEIKEIAHFNLRKLPTVMTSDSVAGNTFHFLNTEDGYDASRILNQAFLEQKKEEIHGEMAIAVPHHDVLIIADIRNEAGYDVLAQMAFQFFSEGRVPLTALSFFYDEGELEPVFILAQKKPKKDDQ; encoded by the coding sequence ATGAAACCAATCGAAATGAAACGAATGATCGAACAGGAAATCACAAATGAAAACTGGACGACAGCATTCGACAGAGATCGTGACACGTTAAAGATTACCGATAAACGTGTCGATAAAGGAATTACAATTCAATTAAGCAATCTGAGCAAGAAATTTAAGGACAATCCTGAAGACGCTTTGGAAGATACGATGAAGACCATTTCTGAAGGGATGCGGTTGTTAACCGAAACGGTGGAGATTATCGGTAAAGAAGACCAGATCTACCCGGTTCTCCGAACGCCTTCCTTTCAAAAAGAGAAAGAAGATGGTGTGAAGCTGGTATACGATGAACATACAGCAGAAACAACGATCTTTTATGCTGTCGATGAGGGAGCATCGTATATGATGATCGATGAACAGATGCTTGAAAAAGCAGGGAAATCAGCAAAGGAAATTAAAGAAATTGCTCATTTCAATTTGCGTAAGCTCCCTACGGTGATGACTTCGGATTCTGTTGCAGGGAATACGTTTCATTTTCTCAATACCGAAGACGGATACGACGCCAGCAGAATTTTAAATCAGGCTTTTCTGGAACAGAAAAAAGAAGAAATTCATGGTGAAATGGCAATTGCTGTTCCTCATCATGACGTATTGATCATCGCCGATATCAGAAACGAAGCAGGTTACGATGTCTTGGCGCAGATGGCGTTTCAGTTTTTCTCTGAGGGAAGGGTGCCTTTGACGGCGTTGTCCTTTTTCTACGATGAAGGTGAACTGGAGCCGGTGTTTATTCTGGCGCAGAAGAAGCCGAAAAAGGATGACCAGTAA
- a CDS encoding nicotinate phosphoribosyltransferase, with translation MKEIHLKLQGKIKRLTNSTFKFDERVGEGWFSAVYFLKTKEIAAKYKPDNIVTMQFFQKQNAVVCGTDEVLALLETFADQPEELEVYSLEDGDKIEPFEPVLKVTGPYQHFGYLEGVIDGILARRTSVSTNVYEVVKSAQSRITDKPVIFMGDRDDHFMMQAGDGYAAFIGGSKAQATHAMHEWWGKKGIGTMPHALIQLFEGDLVEACRAYRDTFPEDDLLALVDYNNNAIEDSLKVAREFGNDLKGVRLDTSNHMVDAYFARHPEVLGTFDPRGVNPELLFALRKALDDEGYQHVKIVASGGFDAERIARYEELGAPVDMYGIGSSLLKIHIGFTGDNVSLNGKHEAKMGRVERYNSRLQKVKLGVHQEK, from the coding sequence ATGAAGGAAATTCATTTAAAGCTTCAGGGTAAAATTAAACGATTGACAAACAGCACGTTTAAGTTTGATGAACGGGTCGGTGAAGGTTGGTTTTCGGCTGTTTATTTTCTGAAAACCAAAGAGATTGCCGCAAAATATAAACCGGACAATATCGTGACGATGCAGTTTTTTCAAAAGCAGAATGCGGTGGTGTGCGGTACAGATGAAGTTCTGGCACTTCTTGAAACCTTCGCCGACCAGCCTGAAGAACTCGAAGTCTACTCGCTTGAAGATGGTGACAAGATCGAGCCTTTTGAACCGGTTTTGAAAGTGACCGGTCCTTATCAGCACTTTGGTTACCTCGAAGGCGTCATCGATGGGATTCTCGCAAGGCGTACATCCGTTTCGACCAACGTCTATGAAGTGGTGAAATCTGCGCAGAGCCGGATTACTGATAAGCCGGTGATTTTTATGGGTGACCGGGATGATCATTTCATGATGCAGGCTGGCGACGGCTATGCAGCATTTATCGGGGGATCCAAGGCACAGGCAACCCACGCCATGCATGAATGGTGGGGAAAAAAAGGAATTGGAACGATGCCGCATGCCCTCATCCAGCTGTTTGAAGGCGATCTGGTGGAAGCGTGCCGGGCATACCGTGACACCTTTCCGGAGGATGATCTGTTGGCACTTGTTGATTATAATAACAATGCGATTGAAGACTCCTTGAAAGTCGCCCGTGAATTCGGGAATGATTTGAAAGGTGTCCGTCTGGATACATCAAATCATATGGTTGATGCTTATTTTGCCAGACATCCCGAAGTTCTCGGTACATTTGATCCAAGAGGTGTGAACCCGGAGCTTTTGTTTGCGCTTCGTAAGGCTTTGGATGACGAGGGGTATCAGCATGTGAAAATCGTTGCTTCCGGTGGATTTGACGCAGAGCGCATTGCCCGGTATGAAGAGTTGGGCGCACCGGTTGACATGTACGGAATAGGCAGCAGCTTGTTGAAAATACATATTGGTTTCACTGGCGATAACGTGTCCTTAAACGGAAAACATGAAGCAAAAATGGGTCGGGTTGAACGCTACAACAGCCGCCTTCAGAAGGTTAAACTCGGAGTTCATCAAGAGAAATAA
- the murC gene encoding UDP-N-acetylmuramate--L-alanine ligase produces the protein MTNYHFIGIKGSGMSALAQILSDMNSTVQGSDVDKVFFTQKPLEEKGIPIFNFHKDNIRDGQTIVASPAYNESNPEIKEALDRGMEVHSYPHFLGEFIQNFTSIAVTGSHGKTSTTGLLSHVLGNAKPTSYLIGDGTGKGVENSQYFAFEACEYRRHFLNYYPNYAIMTNIDYDHPDYFRDNEDVFSAFQEMANQVNKAIIACGEDEDLQRLTASVPVVYYGFQDDHDFSAGNMSHDSAGTHFDVFIRGAYSERFTIPGYGDHSVLNALAVIALCDYESVPLNEVKQHLASFEGVKRRFSESDLNGQILIDDYAHHPREIAATIEAAGKKYPDRSIVAVFQPHTFSRTEAFLDDFAASLNQADTVYLCDIFSSAREFKSDLTIGHLQEKIPSAKLITEDATAVLRTHHDSVILFMGAGDVQKFQSAYTSGWRNGDIPE, from the coding sequence ATGACGAACTATCATTTTATCGGGATCAAAGGATCCGGAATGAGTGCATTGGCACAAATTTTAAGCGACATGAATTCGACTGTACAAGGATCTGATGTGGATAAAGTATTTTTCACACAGAAACCATTGGAAGAAAAAGGGATACCTATTTTCAATTTTCATAAAGACAATATCCGGGATGGCCAGACTATCGTAGCATCCCCTGCATATAACGAGTCCAATCCGGAAATTAAAGAAGCACTGGACAGAGGTATGGAAGTCCACTCTTATCCGCACTTCCTCGGTGAATTCATTCAGAATTTTACGAGCATTGCTGTTACAGGATCCCATGGGAAAACGTCGACAACCGGACTTCTTTCACATGTGTTAGGGAACGCAAAGCCCACATCCTATCTGATTGGCGACGGGACCGGGAAAGGCGTGGAAAACAGTCAGTACTTCGCGTTTGAAGCATGTGAATACCGCCGGCATTTTCTGAATTATTATCCGAACTATGCGATCATGACGAATATTGATTATGACCATCCGGATTATTTCAGAGATAATGAAGATGTTTTTTCGGCATTCCAGGAAATGGCGAATCAGGTGAATAAAGCGATTATCGCATGCGGGGAAGACGAAGACCTGCAGCGGTTAACAGCGTCTGTGCCGGTCGTGTATTACGGATTTCAAGACGATCATGATTTTTCGGCGGGGAACATGAGTCATGATTCGGCAGGGACGCATTTTGATGTTTTCATCCGCGGTGCATACAGTGAGCGCTTTACAATTCCGGGTTACGGGGATCACAGTGTTCTGAATGCACTGGCTGTGATTGCGCTGTGTGATTACGAATCAGTTCCTCTGAATGAAGTGAAGCAACACCTTGCCTCTTTTGAAGGTGTGAAACGAAGGTTTTCAGAGTCTGATCTCAATGGACAGATTCTGATTGATGATTATGCACATCATCCGAGAGAAATCGCAGCGACGATTGAAGCGGCCGGAAAGAAATACCCTGACCGGAGCATTGTAGCGGTATTTCAGCCGCATACGTTTTCAAGAACGGAAGCGTTCCTTGACGATTTTGCAGCGAGCCTCAATCAGGCAGATACGGTCTATCTCTGCGATATCTTTTCTTCTGCCAGAGAGTTTAAAAGCGATTTGACGATCGGCCATCTGCAGGAAAAAATCCCGAGTGCGAAGTTGATCACAGAAGATGCTACGGCAGTGCTTCGTACACACCATGACTCCGTGATTTTGTTTATGGGTGCGGGTGATGTGCAGAAATTCCAGTCCGCTTATACGAGTGGCTGGCGTAATGGTGATATTCCTGAATGA
- a CDS encoding aminopeptidase has translation MRDPRINQLAGNLIHYSTEMKPDEKILIENFGVQEELVKALIEKTYEAGALPFLSLKEPSINRTLLMGATKEQQEMQAKFEADVMKEMDAYIGLRSGDNINELSDVPSDKMSLHQQTVGTKVHRQIRVPHTKWVVLRYPNSSMAQLSQKSTEAFEDFYFNVCNLDYAKMDKAMDPLVERMNATDQVRITGEGTDLTFSIKDIPAVKCAGKLNIPDGEVYTAPVKNSVNGTITYNTASPYQGTTFENIRFTFENGKIISAVSSDNTKINEILDTDEGARYIGEFAIGVNPYILDPMQDILFDEKIDGSFHFTPGQAYDNADNGNTSAIHWDIVNIQRPEYGGGNIYFDGELIRENGRFVNDDLKGLNPDNLK, from the coding sequence ATGCGAGATCCACGAATCAATCAACTTGCCGGTAATCTGATTCATTACTCTACCGAAATGAAGCCTGACGAGAAAATTCTCATCGAAAACTTCGGTGTTCAAGAAGAATTGGTCAAAGCATTAATCGAAAAAACTTATGAAGCAGGGGCTCTTCCATTTCTTTCCCTTAAAGAGCCGAGCATAAACCGGACACTCCTGATGGGTGCCACAAAAGAGCAACAGGAAATGCAAGCAAAGTTTGAGGCTGACGTGATGAAAGAGATGGATGCCTATATTGGTCTGAGATCGGGAGATAACATCAATGAACTGAGTGACGTGCCATCAGATAAAATGAGCTTGCACCAGCAGACTGTTGGCACAAAGGTACATCGGCAAATACGCGTCCCTCATACAAAATGGGTCGTTCTGAGGTATCCGAATTCCTCCATGGCCCAGCTCTCGCAAAAAAGTACAGAAGCTTTCGAGGATTTCTATTTCAATGTCTGTAACCTCGACTATGCAAAAATGGATAAAGCGATGGACCCGCTCGTAGAACGAATGAACGCTACCGACCAGGTTCGGATTACCGGTGAAGGTACGGATCTGACATTCTCAATCAAAGACATTCCAGCTGTGAAATGTGCCGGGAAACTCAACATTCCGGATGGTGAAGTATATACAGCGCCAGTAAAGAATTCTGTTAATGGGACCATAACCTACAACACGGCTTCACCGTATCAGGGAACCACTTTCGAAAACATCCGGTTCACTTTTGAGAACGGAAAAATCATCTCCGCAGTCAGTTCGGATAACACGAAAATCAACGAAATTCTCGATACAGATGAAGGTGCACGCTATATTGGCGAATTTGCCATTGGCGTAAACCCGTACATTCTCGATCCAATGCAGGACATCCTGTTTGATGAAAAAATAGACGGCAGTTTTCATTTCACACCCGGTCAGGCATATGACAATGCAGATAATGGAAACACGTCTGCCATTCACTGGGATATTGTAAACATTCAACGTCCGGAATATGGCGGTGGCAATATTTATTTTGACGGTGAATTAATTCGCGAAAATGGACGCTTCGTCAATGATGACCTCAAAGGACTGAACCCGGATAACCTGAAATAA
- a CDS encoding DUF948 domain-containing protein, whose protein sequence is MEWLMYVSVAIIAIAFAVLVFYIIQTLLSLKKTMENISHTVDGMKSQVDEISKESTQLLHKTNELTEDLQYKSNTLNSVFHAAEDLGHSFQKLNGSLRKVSETVSKQADDNAEDVAKAVKWGSVVMSFWQKWKTEKTTKQADPGKEAN, encoded by the coding sequence ATGGAATGGTTAATGTATGTGAGTGTTGCGATTATTGCGATTGCATTTGCAGTCCTGGTCTTTTACATCATCCAGACACTCTTGTCTTTGAAAAAGACAATGGAAAATATCTCTCACACAGTTGATGGGATGAAGTCACAGGTAGATGAGATTTCAAAGGAATCGACTCAGCTGTTACATAAGACGAACGAACTGACGGAGGATCTTCAGTATAAATCAAATACGCTGAATTCCGTGTTCCATGCGGCTGAAGATTTGGGTCATTCATTTCAGAAGCTGAATGGTTCACTTCGGAAAGTGAGCGAAACGGTGTCTAAGCAGGCAGATGATAATGCAGAGGATGTGGCAAAGGCTGTGAAGTGGGGCAGTGTCGTCATGTCATTCTGGCAGAAATGGAAAACAGAGAAAACAACAAAGCAAGCCGATCCTGGTAAGGAGGCGAACTGA
- a CDS encoding YtxH domain-containing protein gives MSDSGKGFILGVVVGAVAGSTVSLLLAPKTGQELRENISEQAKVAKDKTSDFTQQAASSAKETTSHLANRVSDQSSLLVYKAKDLSRSLRRDMNELTESADSLMDDVQGLSDDIAASVKKEVEDLQRSVEQLVKEVEERERKRNEDTEGS, from the coding sequence ATGAGCGATAGTGGCAAAGGCTTCATCTTAGGTGTGGTGGTTGGCGCTGTAGCCGGTTCGACGGTCTCGCTGCTTCTCGCACCAAAAACAGGTCAGGAACTGAGAGAAAATATTTCTGAGCAGGCAAAAGTAGCGAAAGACAAAACATCGGACTTTACGCAGCAAGCTGCTTCTTCAGCGAAAGAAACGACCTCTCATTTGGCAAACCGTGTCTCAGATCAATCTTCACTGCTTGTTTATAAGGCGAAAGATCTGTCCCGTTCACTTCGAAGGGATATGAACGAATTGACGGAATCTGCCGATTCATTGATGGATGATGTTCAAGGTCTGAGTGACGACATTGCCGCATCGGTGAAAAAAGAAGTGGAAGATCTTCAGCGATCTGTTGAACAGCTTGTAAAAGAGGTGGAAGAGCGGGAGCGGAAGAGAAATGAGGATACGGAGGGAAGTTGA
- the ytxJ gene encoding bacillithiol system redox-active protein YtxJ, whose translation MRLQKIMDWEDLKAATRQKGKLFVLKNSTTCPVSREAMDEVQKYAESFVGGEPPVVYLNVQEARELSNQIEDAYGVKHQSPQLLLIEDQAVSWNASHWKITQKACQQAFER comes from the coding sequence ATGAGACTCCAAAAAATAATGGACTGGGAAGATCTGAAAGCCGCTACCAGACAAAAAGGGAAGCTGTTTGTGTTGAAGAACAGTACAACCTGCCCCGTGAGCCGTGAGGCAATGGATGAGGTGCAGAAGTATGCAGAATCATTCGTTGGTGGGGAACCGCCTGTGGTCTATTTGAATGTGCAGGAAGCCAGGGAACTCTCAAATCAGATTGAGGATGCCTATGGTGTGAAACATCAGTCCCCACAACTTTTGCTCATTGAAGATCAGGCTGTCAGCTGGAATGCCTCGCACTGGAAAATCACACAAAAAGCATGTCAACAAGCATTTGAGAGATAA
- a CDS encoding cell division protein FtsA: MTQPATRPFIFGLDIGTRSVVGLIIQETDNGYHVVDVFSKEHTERSMLDGQIHNVLEVAKSITYVKEQLEAKHGTLRKVCVAAAGRSLKTVRAMEELDITGKPIFDRESLLTLELSAVQKAQFKLASSDTGSHGQANDYCVGYSVIDYHLDEQKIGSLVDQKGNKAAVEVIATFLPKVVVESLIAALHRANLSLEALTLEPIAAINVLIPQSMRRLNVALVDIGAGTSDIAITDYGTVTAYGMVPNAGDEITEAISDQFLLDFPEAENVKRQLNDKDEVLIEDILGIETSMTRDEIIAPVLPAINHLADQISAEILNLNSRIPKAVMLVGGGSLTPLLPEKIAERLELPANRVAIRGIDAIKSLTFEQAFEPTPELVTPIGIAIAARENPVEYISIRVNEETVRLFDIKKLTVGDGVVSSGVELNKLFGKPGMAIMVKVNGRVVSIPGEHGTPPNLLKNGEICSLDDPLSDGDVIHVEKGKSGKDALATAGDVLEIPEPFTIELNGDSYTVEPELLINGQIARMDDVLHDRDQLDMHVPQYLEEILNQPGVQAAVQQVKNIEVTANHHSIRLQKEQPEYLVNGEPALLTRPVKRGDTIEVKNPSQKSFTIEDVLLQKYDYPNREILVTFNDEPVRLEKALFDCTLNGEPAALSTSLSDGDSIELKERQNVSFIFQDVFAKVQVKKPSVSDHVKPVILQNDQETSFSAPINHGDQLKLNWQ; encoded by the coding sequence ATGACGCAACCTGCTACCCGACCATTTATTTTTGGCCTGGATATCGGAACAAGATCGGTCGTAGGATTGATCATTCAAGAAACCGATAATGGTTATCATGTGGTGGATGTTTTCAGTAAAGAACATACTGAACGCTCCATGCTCGATGGGCAAATACATAATGTCCTTGAAGTTGCCAAGTCCATTACATATGTAAAAGAACAACTCGAAGCGAAACATGGAACACTGAGAAAAGTCTGTGTAGCTGCTGCAGGGCGTTCATTAAAAACCGTCCGGGCGATGGAAGAGCTTGATATTACCGGGAAACCGATCTTTGACCGCGAATCATTATTGACACTCGAACTCAGTGCTGTGCAGAAAGCGCAATTCAAGCTCGCCAGTTCAGATACGGGCTCACACGGCCAGGCGAACGACTATTGTGTTGGATACTCTGTCATCGACTATCATCTGGATGAACAGAAAATCGGTAGCCTTGTAGATCAAAAAGGGAATAAAGCTGCTGTCGAAGTGATTGCAACATTCCTGCCGAAAGTTGTTGTAGAATCACTGATTGCAGCCTTACACCGCGCAAACTTATCTCTCGAAGCCTTGACACTTGAGCCGATCGCAGCAATCAATGTCCTGATTCCACAATCCATGCGAAGACTGAACGTAGCACTGGTAGATATCGGAGCCGGCACATCGGATATTGCGATTACCGATTATGGAACCGTTACAGCATACGGCATGGTTCCAAACGCCGGAGACGAAATCACCGAAGCGATCAGTGATCAATTCCTGCTCGACTTTCCTGAGGCAGAGAATGTGAAGCGGCAGCTTAATGACAAAGACGAAGTGCTGATTGAGGACATTCTTGGCATCGAAACCAGTATGACCCGTGATGAAATCATTGCACCTGTTCTGCCGGCTATCAATCATCTGGCCGATCAGATCAGTGCCGAAATATTGAATTTGAACAGTCGGATCCCAAAAGCTGTGATGCTCGTCGGTGGAGGCAGTTTGACACCTTTACTCCCTGAAAAAATCGCTGAACGATTGGAACTCCCTGCGAACCGGGTTGCGATTCGAGGAATTGATGCCATCAAATCGCTGACTTTTGAACAGGCATTTGAACCGACACCTGAACTGGTGACCCCCATCGGCATCGCCATTGCAGCGAGGGAAAATCCGGTGGAATACATCAGTATCCGCGTCAACGAAGAGACCGTTCGCCTTTTTGATATCAAAAAATTGACTGTTGGCGACGGGGTCGTATCGAGCGGTGTCGAATTAAACAAACTCTTCGGCAAACCGGGAATGGCGATTATGGTGAAAGTCAATGGCCGGGTCGTTTCGATCCCCGGTGAACACGGGACACCTCCGAACCTGCTGAAGAACGGCGAGATCTGTTCTTTGGACGATCCTTTATCTGACGGTGACGTCATTCATGTTGAAAAAGGCAAAAGTGGAAAAGATGCATTGGCCACAGCAGGTGATGTACTCGAAATTCCCGAACCGTTTACGATTGAACTGAACGGGGATAGCTATACCGTCGAACCGGAGCTTCTGATCAATGGACAGATTGCCAGGATGGATGATGTACTTCATGATCGCGACCAGCTCGACATGCATGTTCCGCAATATCTTGAAGAAATCTTGAATCAGCCCGGTGTTCAGGCTGCTGTTCAGCAGGTTAAAAACATTGAAGTAACTGCCAATCATCATTCGATACGTCTGCAAAAAGAGCAGCCGGAATATCTGGTCAATGGTGAACCTGCACTTTTGACAAGACCGGTGAAACGCGGCGATACCATTGAAGTGAAAAATCCTTCACAGAAATCATTCACGATTGAAGATGTCTTGTTGCAGAAATACGATTACCCCAATCGGGAGATTCTCGTTACATTCAATGATGAACCCGTGCGGTTGGAAAAAGCACTCTTTGATTGCACATTAAACGGAGAACCAGCAGCTCTCTCTACCTCTTTATCAGACGGCGACAGCATTGAGCTGAAGGAACGTCAAAATGTGTCATTTATTTTTCAGGACGTCTTTGCCAAAGTTCAGGTTAAAAAACCGTCCGTTTCCGACCATGTAAAACCGGTGATTTTGCAAAATGATCAGGAAACGTCTTTTTCAGCACCGATCAACCATGGCGATCAGCTGAAGTTGAACTGGCAATGA
- a CDS encoding bifunctional 3-deoxy-7-phosphoheptulonate synthase/chorismate mutase has translation MGNEQLEELRGQLDDVNEKLVELMNERAHLAQEIGRVKSSQGMNRFDPVRERKMLDMIQEKNQGPFETGTLQHLFKQIFKASLELQEDDHRKALLVSRKKHPEDTIVDINGTKLGGGEQHLIAGPCSVESYEQVDAVAKELKAQGLTLMRGGAYKPRTSPYDFQGLGEEGLKILKAISEKYGLSVISEIVTPGDIEKAVEYLDVIQIGARNMQNFELLKAAGSVNKPVLLKRGLSATIEEFINAAEYIHSKGNGNIILCERGIRTYEKATRNTLDISAVPILKQETHLPVFVDVTHSTGRRDLLLPTAKAALAVGADGVMTEVHPDPAVALSDSAQQMDFPQFSEFMNQLELSGLYKSKKTATK, from the coding sequence ATGGGAAATGAACAGTTGGAAGAGTTGAGAGGCCAGCTTGATGACGTGAACGAGAAGCTGGTGGAGTTGATGAATGAGCGGGCGCATCTGGCACAGGAAATCGGCCGTGTGAAAAGCAGCCAGGGAATGAATCGTTTTGATCCTGTCAGAGAACGGAAAATGCTCGATATGATTCAGGAGAAAAATCAGGGGCCATTTGAAACAGGAACACTTCAGCATTTATTTAAACAGATCTTCAAGGCGAGCCTTGAATTACAGGAAGACGATCATCGTAAAGCACTTCTGGTATCCCGGAAGAAACATCCGGAAGACACCATTGTCGATATTAATGGGACAAAACTAGGCGGCGGAGAACAGCATTTGATCGCCGGTCCATGTTCCGTAGAGAGCTACGAACAGGTAGATGCGGTAGCGAAAGAATTGAAAGCGCAAGGATTGACCCTGATGCGAGGCGGGGCTTACAAACCGCGTACGTCACCTTACGACTTCCAGGGACTCGGTGAAGAAGGCCTTAAAATTCTTAAAGCAATTTCAGAAAAATACGGCTTGTCCGTCATCAGTGAAATTGTCACGCCTGGTGACATTGAAAAAGCGGTTGAATACCTGGATGTTATCCAGATCGGTGCACGGAACATGCAGAACTTCGAACTGCTTAAGGCAGCGGGGAGTGTGAATAAACCGGTTCTGTTGAAACGAGGTCTGTCAGCGACCATTGAGGAATTCATTAATGCAGCAGAATACATTCATTCAAAAGGGAACGGCAACATCATTCTTTGCGAACGAGGTATTCGAACATATGAAAAGGCAACAAGGAATACGCTTGATATTTCAGCAGTACCGATCTTAAAGCAGGAAACGCATCTTCCGGTCTTTGTGGATGTGACACATTCCACTGGACGGCGTGATCTTCTTCTTCCAACGGCGAAAGCAGCACTTGCAGTTGGTGCGGATGGCGTAATGACTGAGGTTCATCCGGACCCGGCCGTTGCATTGTCTGACTCTGCCCAGCAGATGGATTTCCCACAGTTCAGCGAGTTTATGAATCAGCTTGAATTGTCCGGATTGTATAAGTCAAAAAAGACAGCAACCAAATAA